The sequence CTTTTTAAGTTCTTGGAGTTTGAAACAACggtaggaaggggaaatgtgaacTGACTAAAATAGGCTCATGAAACATTTTGTGGTATATCCGAACCCCAAAGAaaccaatttcttttaaaataataattggttTCCAAAAGTCAATGAACTTGGCATATCATGTGTGCCTCTTGAATTTCAAGCAACAGAAAACTCTGTTCTACATAACTGGATACTGGTAATCATTCTTACTCCCAGTATGGTTGTTTTAAGATAACTTAAGCTTTTTGTGGAAATTGTGTTTTTATTCCTTTCACACATACCAATCATTGTATTTTTTTCAAGGAAGAACTCTTTACTGTAGAAGATTAAATAAGCCTTTAAGTGCCACTAGGGGGCAGCACTTTGCAGTTTTGTAAGCACAACAACTGTCTGAGGCAGGAAGCCTGTGCCCCTGTTCATATATTCTGCCAGGGTGGTAACAAGTCACTGGTCACACctataccatacatttaatgcactcttataccactttaaaaaccatggctttccccaaagatttctgggaactgcagtttactgagggtgctgggaattgcagctctgcaaAGGTTTGACTAGCAACCCTCATGCGACCTCCGTTCTTGTGAAAACTGGGCCTTCTGGTTGGAACATCCTATTGTGAAAATGGACCCATTTTTAATCACTGCAGACCATCACTGAAACAGGCAAAGGACAGGGGGCGATGCCTATAGAGAGAGCAAGGGTAGCTAACCTCTGGTCCTACCAAAGTTAACCACCACTGATGTACAGAGATCCAAAGATACATTTTTGCCATCTTCTAAAAGGGTCCTTGGGCAACATATATAACCACACTTTCTAGTTGTTTTCTTGCTTTGCACAGCATGTTGACAGGTCCAGTGTGTATGtttttatagatataaataacaATTGGGGACTTCCTGCTCTTGGCCAACTGCCTCCTGTCCTTTGTTATGGGTACAACACATTCCactgtggggggcagggagggctgAGTGGCACAGCATCtgatttgcacacagaaagtcATGGGTTCAATGGCTACCAACTTCAGATAGGCCTGGGAAAGAGCGGAATAATCATCCGCTCCTAGCATggagattgaatttgggaccctcTGAATCTGGCAGtggctgctgggagctgtggtccaaacatGTGGAGAGCACGGGTTGGAGAAGGCTAATCTGTGCAAATTAATGCAGCTTTGTTCCACTTAAGATGAACATCCTCCTCCCAAGGGACCTTTAAATAAAGCTTGTCTCACTAGTATTCCATGGAGAGGACGATGGAAGACACCCAGCCATGATAAGATTTAAGTGACACAGGAAATCTATATTATAGATCTGGTGCTGATAGCTGCATGATACCAAGGTGAGGCATATTATAGCATATGATACAGCTTTGCTTTAAAAAGGTATTCAGAGTTTTCTTATTTTCATTATGGGCAAACACATCAATTATTCCTTTGTTTGAGAGAGAGATATCTAGGGTAGTATCAGTGCCAAGCTATATGATTAAATAGTTAACTGGTACAAAATTTTGGCAAATCAGCAAGTGTTCATGAAAAAAAATCtcctaatgtgcacatttcttCCTAATCtacatgtttttttaaagcaatttatcATAATATAATGAACTTTGACATGTTATTGTCACCAATGTGTGCATTTTATGGACTTTTTATCCCAGTATATGCACATATGCACccactacttggctggagaacagcattccAAAATTTCGAGAActaaaatttttgaaaaatgacaccccccccccgtttatgTGTTATTAGCGTTATTACGAAGTTTTGAAAGCCTTCAACAACACGCATTTAACAACAATGTAATGTGAAGAATGTTGACACTTTCCTTAACAACTTTGCTCCCACGCTTTTGCTGACTTGGTTGTCTTTTTCTGGTGATAATGTCATAGACCATTTTTTTCTGCAACTATGCTCCAATGATAAAACTTCATTGAGATTAGGTGCAGCTCCTTCCGGCTCTGGAGGGCATTCTGTCTGGACTGGTGTTAGTCATCTCCTTGTCTGTCATGGGTCTCTCTGATGTCTACATCATTGCCACCATCTTGCACATGTACTCCATAAAAGGTCAGCAAAAGATGTTTCCAACCTGCGCTTCTCACATCAGAGCCACATCCATCTTTTATGGCAGTGCAATATTCATGTACTCCTCGCCCAGCCAGGGATGATCTTGGGATGTCCAGAAGGGACTTGCAGTCCTTACTGGAGCGTTTACACCATTTCTGAACCCTTTTATTTATAGTCTAAGGAATGAGAAGGTCAATGAAGCCTTCAAAGACTATCTGAAGAGGAGGAAATCTGAACACGTGTGGTCTTTTTTTACAAAGTGGCTGGCAAATTAGGAAGGCTGTAGGGTGGTGAATTAGTGGCAGCAATGTTTGTAGTAGGTTGATGGCCCTTTCCTTTGGTACAAAGATATAGATCCCATCTTCCAACTGGCAATATCAAGGCAACCTACAACCTGTTATATGCCTACAGGAAAGCTGTAtgtaggacctgagtgcagcagcacccaGAAAGCAGAGTGGTGGCTAAAAATTTCCTCACTGCCCTTTCAACTTATTACttttacaacccccccccaaaaaaaaacattttatggcAGAAATCCTTAGCAATTTGGAATGGAATGGTAAACCTGCCACCCACCCAACATGCCTTTACCTACCCTAAAAAGTCACTCATAAATCCTGCCTTTCCTGGGGGACAACTGATCTCATGAATAGGTATGTGTCCAGCCCtgtataaatatcaggaaaacaGACATTTAACTGCATAATAAGGGCTTTATCAGTGTGTGAGAGCATATCTATATATCTGTGTTTATCTGTTTGGCAGgactattatttttaaaggatcaAATTGATGTAGAAACAGAATTAAGGCATGTGAATGAGATGTGAGCCAAAATCCTATTTCGATTACATATAGTGCATCTATaatactcccccctccctctcccaaaaAAACACCCTCAGATTGAAGGGGAAAGACTTGAGGGGTGAATGTCAGCTATGCTCTTTTGaaggaagacagctgaaggcagccctgtatcaggaaatgtttaatgtttgatgttttacaatatttatatatgctgtaagtgacccagagtggctggggaaacccagccaaatgggtgggatataaatatttttttgttgttatgattattgttactattactatttataGAAGAATTTGACCACTTTTGCCATTATATTCATAGTATTTCCTCCCTTCTACCTGTGTTCCTTTAGGCACTGTGGCTGGACTCCAATTACACACTTTTTGAAATCTTAGAGCTCTCTCACAACAATTTGGGCAGGAAGGCTTCTATGTACTCTGACTTCAAGCCACAAATGCCGTACATGGTAATTTTCTGATCTGAGCTCCGTGATGGTTAGCAAAGCTGTTGTAGCAATTTCCTGCCACAATCCCATTGGCTCATATTGTGATTTTGGTAATCCAACCATTGTCACAGTGAAGTCAGACTCTCTTTCAGGGCAGAGGCAGTCACAATACAATGGACATGGTGAGATGAGGTATTACAgagcctgaggcaaagggcaggATGTCACCTTCCCTCCAGCTACAGAAACTGCCTATACGGTGGCATCTGACACTTACATCAACACTGGTGACACAGTTAAGTCCTCTGCCAAACTTTAGCTGAAGGAATATATGGCAGGGCTTCTGGTATCCACAACTCTGTCCTCAACATTGCAGTAATACAGTTCATCTTCTGTTCCATAAGGTACGTAACTGCCTCACTCAGCCTAAGTTAGGACCGACCCTGGTGATGTGCAAATTCAGTAACTGTCTTCCTCGCACACTATCTTACAAACACAGTTATTAAGTCTTCATTAAGTGGAAGTACTAACCATTTGTGTGAATGTCATTTACCAATAAATATTGGTGGTCCCAATTAATTTCTTTTCAGATATGTTGTCAGACAAGGACTTTGCAAGTGATCAGTTCAGTGTTTGCATGTGTGCTTGACACTTTGCATGTGTGCTTTGGATAAAAATGGCACTTGTAAATGGACATTTTCCCTCTATCTTTGCAGGTATGGTCAGTTGAATCCAGTTGTGTGAATTTCCACAGATTATTTAGCTCAGctggaagagcatgagactcttaatcttagggtcttGGGTTCAGGTCAAACACTGGGCAAaaggatttttgcattgcaggtgttttgactagatgacccttgtggtccctttcaactctgtgattctatgaatccgaatctgagtcaatgtataaaacAGGAGGCTGAACTATATGATTCTGTGGTCTGATCCAGGCAGGCTTGGCTTAACttcataatgataatgataatgataatgataatgataataatgctacTTATCTATACTCATCTTTTGCCAGCAGATAACTCAAGTCAAGTCAAGACTTTATGGAGAACCAAACAAAGATAAATGAATTTCTACTGCTGGGATTCACTGAGAATGGCAAACTAGAGATATTTTTCTTTGTCCTTTTCTTAATCATGTACCTGATGGCAGTAACGGGAAACATGATGATTATCACCATCACTCTCATGGATTTCCGCCTCAGGacacccatgtatttcttcctccGGAATTATGCCATCTTGGAAATTGGATACACCACTGCTGCCATCCCAAAGGCATTGTTCAACCTTGCATCTGGCAGGAAAACAATCTCGTATGCTGGATGTATAAGCCAATTGTTTTTCTATTTCTTCCTGGGCACCACAGACTTCTTCCTGCTGACCGTGATGTCCTTTGACCGATATGTGGCCATCTGCAACCCCCTAAGGTACACCACCATCATGAACGAGAGGTTCTGCACACTTTTGGTGCTGTTCTCTTGGATTGGGTCGCTTGCTGTGATTTTGGCTCAATCTCTGCTATATGTTCAATTTCCTGTTTGTGGCTCCAACATCATTGACCATTTCTTCTGCGACAGCAAAGCATTACTCCATCTTCTCTGTGGTGACACACATTTCCTAGAGCTCTCCAGCTTTATTCTTTCGGTGTTTACGCTACTGGGGACTTTAGCTATCACCGTTGTGTCCTATGTGAATATAATCTCAACTGTTCTCCACATCCCAAGTGCTGCAGGgaggcagaaggccttttccacctgtgcTTCCCACATCACCATTGTcactgtcacctatggaagctgcATCTCTATGTACGTCATACCTGAGCGGGATGGTGGGCAAAACTTCAACAAGGTTGTGGCCATTCTTAACAATGTGGTTTGTCCTCTAATGACCCCCTTTGTGTACAGCCTGAGGAACAGGCAGGTCCAAGATGCTTTGAAAAATGCTTTTGCCTGCAAGCATGGATTTAATAAAATGCAGAGAAACTCATGCAGTTTGAAATGATTGAAGGAAGGGGGAGTTATGAACTGGTTGAAATAGACCCATAATACTTCTTATGGAGTTGCAGAAGCTGAAATAAATAGTTTTCTCATTAAAACAAAAGCTTTCACTGGTGTGGAAAACCTCTGAATTATCACCAGATCCTTCTTTCATAGtcagaaaatcatagaatcatagttttaggcagtgttatttttctataaaaattaatgccagaactcaccatgaacatctcccttgctctcttataatggcaatggtgcccacctgagaggtgccagaactgagttttgaTGAACTTTGGCTGacaaggaccctcgtacctacgcgaccacctctcctggcatgtcccacagaggacctttcagtcttcaaataaaaacatcttggagatcccgggccatagggaggttaggctggcctcgaccagagccagggctttttcagctgtggcctatatctggtggaatgctctgtcacaagagacttgacatctttctgcagggcctgcaagaaggAGCTGtaccaccaggcctttggccaaggcacagtctatccccctctctccttctgtaatcctcatagaactctaacccaatggttgccattaatttgattctgaattcattttagaatgtattttaattaattgactatgtgattttatgtacactgtactatttttacttgttgttacccgctctgagcccggctttggcttaAGATTTTTGTGGAAATTGTGTTTTTATTCCTTTCACACATACCAATCATTGTATCTTTTTCAAGGAAGAACTCTTTACTGTAGAAGATTAAATAACCCTTTAAGTGCCACTAGGGGGCAGCAAATATAAGGAAACGCTATGCAGTTTTGTCAGCACAGCAACCACCTGAGCCAGGAAGCCTGTGCCCCTGTTCATATATTCTGCCAGGGTGGTTACAAGTCACTGGTCACACctataccatacatttaatgcactcTTATACCATTTTAAAAACTATGGCTTTCCTCAAAGATTTCTGGGACCTGCAGTttactaagggtgctgggaactgcagctctgcaaAGGTTTTACTAGCAACCCTCATGCGACCTCCATTCTTGTGAAAACTGGGGCTTCTGGTTGGAATACCCTATTGTGAAAAGTCCAATTTGTGAGAGAAACAAATCACATAAAATGGGTCACCATGTGCTTCTAatgcatacacatttttgccagCATCTACACAACATTGTTGGCATTCagaatcccccaccccccattcaatTTGGATTTACCTTTTCAGGGGGAATTCtaataaaccacacacacacacacacacacacacacacacacacttgcaataTCTGAACAACTCCTTTTGCAATACTAAGAGTTGTCTTCAAAGTTGgtccttctcagagtagacccattgaaattaatatagCTGCCAATTTAGACCAATTAATTTCAgtgtagaacttagttggctacagccCTAAGCTCACATCTGGAGGAACCCAAAAGAGGCTCCTATCAGGTATCCTGGTGAAAAAATAGTAAAAATGGCTGATCTGTTGTTAGATATGGTTGCTTGTTACAATCTGCTTCATTGGGTCAATGGTGGAGAAACTTGatgagcttttctccctctcatagtTTTCTCATGAAATCTGCCAGTGATAGCTACTGTGTGAAAAATCAGCTTTGGACGGGGAAAAGGCACTGGGAGGATGCAAGAAAACCACTCTAATGTCATACCCTCCAAATTTTGGAGATCTGATACCAGGGCGTGTGTCTTCTGGGATGCACTCCCAGGCAAGTCATGTGACCCATGCCTCACTGTACCCTGAtaaaagtgcttttttggggggtgagacgGCGAGAGTTCGCAGCACGCAAAATGGCTGTTGTGatcttgcatggggggggggagggatgtcccattttttctggGACACACAACCGGTATGTGATGTTCCGAAGGTAAATCTTAACGTGGAAAACCAGCTCCACAATCAAAATTTGATGAGGCCTAATTCAAACTGAACCTTCTGCTACAAACAACTTTGAGAGCAGCTAGCCTCTATTGAGTGCCTCAGCTTGTGCAGTCCTAACTGTGAACATAGGATGGAGCTGTGCCATTATGAAGATTGGGGGCAATTCAGAATTACGCCTTCCTTTATGTTGTCCCCTTTCCCATcttgaaatgtatgtgtgtgtgtgggagagagagagggagggagggagggagggaggaagatatGAACTGGATTGGACTTTACTTTTGAATGTTTGGCCCAATTCTTCTTGTTACCCGGTGCAGTGGAGACCAAAGGCTTGAAGAGGCTCTTAAGAGATGTAGCTCCGGGGAAGAGGGATtaattgttaagccactctgagaactgtagcccaGAATGGGGAATAGGAGTCACCTAACAACTCTCcttgcccttaacaaactacagttcccaggatgcttttgggggagccatggctgcttaaagtggtatgatacagtTTGAAATGCATAGCGCAGATGGGGTCTAATTTAGGATGAGCACATGAAATCAAACATCCTAAAGCTCTTGATAtgtgtatacatacacacacacacacacattatatatgtataattttatagcaGGAGAAAAACCTGTTACTGCATTTACAGTAGGAGAAAAGTTAGCAAAATCCTTTTGACCATCTCCCCTGGCAGAAGTTTCAGACTGTGGAGCACTTTAATTAATTCAATAAGTTTTGTAGGCCTTTGGGGGTATCCTGCAGAAATGTGAACAAAATTAATCTATAGGCATGGGACTTAATCAGGCAACAAGGTTTCGAAGAGTTAGTAGCAAACTTTTTGTTCTCTTGGTACATCAGGGGAAGCAGATAATGAGGTTGGTTTGGAAGGGGAAATCAATTAGCATTTGTTTTGCTAGCTGCACACTCATcagagaatgaggcagaaaagttttgtgtgtgtttgtttttaattgaaaagCAACTGACTTAGATTGTCCATCAAGAGTCAAGTGGTAAAGTGGAACATCAAACTAATTCATTTGTGATAAAA comes from Podarcis raffonei isolate rPodRaf1 chromosome 13, rPodRaf1.pri, whole genome shotgun sequence and encodes:
- the LOC128400453 gene encoding olfactory receptor 49-like — protein: MENQTKINEFLLLGFTENGKLEIFFFVLFLIMYLMAVTGNMMIITITLMDFRLRTPMYFFLRNYAILEIGYTTAAIPKALFNLASGRKTISYAGCISQLFFYFFLGTTDFFLLTVMSFDRYVAICNPLRYTTIMNERFCTLLVLFSWIGSLAVILAQSLLYVQFPVCGSNIIDHFFCDSKALLHLLCGDTHFLELSSFILSVFTLLGTLAITVVSYVNIISTVLHIPSAAGRQKAFSTCASHITIVTVTYGSCISMYVIPERDGGQNFNKVVAILNNVVCPLMTPFVYSLRNRQVQDALKNKLK